A genomic region of Mycobacterium senriense contains the following coding sequences:
- a CDS encoding SDR family oxidoreductase has product MLVTGASRGIGAAIAERIAEDGAAVALLAKTETPNPKIAGTLAETADAVHRAGGRALPLTCDVRDAGAVASAVAAVADAFGGIDVVVNNAGALDLRPTAQLPPKNLRRLLEVNVEGPFAVVQAALPHLRRSANAHVVNVSPPLNMDPGWVGAHVGHTVGKYAESLLTLGWAEEFASAPIAVNSLWPATTIASTGMMVALGEVAVRAQARSPQIMAEALHALVTRPAATCSGHFYTDEEIMREEGRDDLSAYLLAPSEEDLKPNFYLPSAPVPTV; this is encoded by the coding sequence GTGCTGGTAACCGGTGCCAGCCGCGGCATCGGCGCCGCCATTGCCGAGCGTATCGCCGAAGACGGTGCCGCCGTGGCTTTGCTGGCCAAAACTGAGACACCGAATCCCAAGATCGCGGGCACCCTTGCCGAGACCGCGGACGCCGTGCACCGCGCGGGCGGCCGTGCCCTACCGCTGACCTGCGACGTGCGCGACGCGGGCGCGGTCGCTTCAGCCGTCGCGGCGGTCGCCGACGCGTTCGGTGGCATCGACGTCGTCGTCAACAACGCCGGGGCCCTGGATCTGCGGCCGACCGCGCAACTCCCGCCGAAGAACCTGCGGCGTCTGCTTGAGGTCAATGTGGAGGGGCCGTTCGCGGTTGTGCAGGCTGCGCTTCCGCATCTGCGCCGGTCTGCCAACGCACATGTGGTCAACGTCTCTCCCCCACTGAACATGGACCCCGGCTGGGTCGGCGCCCACGTCGGGCACACCGTGGGCAAGTACGCCGAGAGCCTGCTTACCTTGGGTTGGGCCGAGGAGTTCGCCTCGGCGCCGATCGCCGTGAACTCGCTGTGGCCGGCCACCACGATCGCCAGCACGGGGATGATGGTCGCGTTGGGAGAGGTAGCGGTACGCGCGCAGGCCCGTAGCCCACAGATCATGGCTGAGGCGCTCCACGCGCTGGTCACCCGCCCCGCCGCGACGTGCAGCGGCCACTTCTACACCGACGAAGAGATCATGCGGGAAGAAGGCCGCGACGACCTGTCGGCCTACCTACTGGCCCCGAGCGAAGAGGACCTGAAGCCCAACTTCTACCTCCCGTCGGCCCCGGTGCCTACGGTTTAG
- a CDS encoding enoyl-CoA hydratase/isomerase family protein encodes MSDRPNGGPRPPDGDWLGSPYLRFEREGAFAICTLDRPEARNAMTPAMYFGIRYAVSRVNADPDLAGLLITGTGDVFAPGGDLSQSAEDNWMDFAATMGMDATPFDVLRQSPKPVVAAVNGLAQGGGLQIAMCSDLAVVSDQATFRVPELFRGIADTYYSQVLARLIGPVRTKDLMFTGRTLTAQEALDWGMVARVVPHDDLLDVTKELLAQCCRTAPAARGVVKASLDNYLGLFDRIGMQTSMFGPEAREGFRAFKQKTSPDWVHPKLRVEGRL; translated from the coding sequence ATGTCCGACAGACCCAATGGCGGTCCGCGCCCACCCGACGGTGACTGGTTGGGGAGCCCCTACCTGAGGTTCGAACGTGAAGGTGCGTTTGCGATCTGCACCTTGGACCGCCCCGAGGCGCGGAATGCGATGACGCCCGCGATGTACTTCGGGATCCGTTACGCGGTGAGTCGCGTCAATGCCGACCCCGACCTCGCGGGCCTGCTCATCACCGGCACCGGTGACGTCTTCGCGCCGGGCGGTGACCTGAGTCAGTCCGCCGAGGACAATTGGATGGACTTCGCCGCAACCATGGGAATGGACGCGACGCCGTTCGACGTCTTGCGGCAGTCCCCGAAACCGGTTGTGGCGGCGGTCAACGGGCTGGCCCAGGGTGGCGGCCTGCAGATCGCCATGTGCAGCGATCTTGCGGTGGTCAGCGATCAGGCCACGTTCCGGGTGCCCGAGTTGTTCCGGGGGATTGCCGACACCTACTACAGCCAGGTGTTGGCGCGCCTGATCGGCCCGGTCCGCACCAAGGACCTGATGTTCACCGGCCGGACGCTCACTGCGCAGGAGGCCCTCGACTGGGGCATGGTGGCCAGGGTGGTTCCGCACGACGACCTGCTCGACGTCACCAAAGAACTTCTCGCCCAATGCTGTCGAACCGCCCCGGCCGCACGGGGTGTGGTGAAAGCCAGCCTGGACAACTACCTGGGGTTGTTCGACCGGATCGGGATGCAGACCAGCATGTTTGGCCCCGAGGCGCGCGAGGGCTTCCGCGCGTTCAAGCAGAAGACCTCGCCGGACTGGGTGCACCCGAAACTTCGGGTGGAGGGCCGGTTGTAG
- a CDS encoding SDR family oxidoreductase, whose protein sequence is MTVAKFEGASAIVSGGAGGLGEATVRRLHADGLGVVIADLAADKGKALADELGSGALFVSTDVTSEDSVLGAIEQANQLGQLRYAVVAHGGFGVAQRIVQRDGSPADFGGFTKTIDLYLNGTYNMARLVAAAVATAEPRDGGERGALVLTASIAGYEGQIGQTAYAAAKAGVIGLTIAAARDLSSAGIRVNTIAPGTMKTPIMESVGEEAIAKFAANIPFPKRLGTPAEYADAATFLLSNGYVNGEVMRLDGAQRFTPK, encoded by the coding sequence GTGACTGTAGCGAAATTCGAAGGCGCGTCGGCGATTGTCAGCGGCGGTGCGGGCGGCCTGGGCGAGGCGACGGTCCGTCGGCTCCATGCCGACGGACTCGGCGTGGTGATCGCCGATCTCGCCGCCGACAAGGGCAAGGCGCTGGCCGACGAGCTGGGCAGTGGGGCGCTGTTCGTGAGCACCGACGTAACGAGTGAGGACAGCGTTCTCGGCGCGATCGAGCAGGCCAACCAGCTCGGCCAGCTGCGCTACGCGGTCGTCGCGCACGGCGGTTTCGGTGTGGCGCAACGGATCGTGCAGCGCGACGGCAGCCCCGCGGACTTCGGCGGCTTCACCAAGACGATCGATCTCTATCTCAATGGCACCTACAACATGGCCCGACTCGTGGCTGCAGCCGTGGCCACCGCAGAACCCCGCGATGGCGGCGAGCGGGGCGCGCTGGTGCTCACCGCCTCGATTGCGGGCTACGAAGGGCAGATCGGGCAGACTGCCTATGCCGCCGCAAAAGCCGGTGTCATCGGGCTGACCATCGCTGCCGCCCGTGATCTGAGTTCGGCGGGTATCCGAGTCAACACCATTGCACCTGGAACGATGAAGACGCCGATCATGGAGTCGGTCGGCGAAGAGGCGATCGCCAAGTTCGCTGCCAACATTCCGTTCCCCAAGCGACTAGGCACTCCTGCCGAGTATGCCGACGCAGCAACGTTTCTGCTGTCCAACGGCTACGTCAACGGCGAGGTGATGCGCCTAGACGGCGCGCAGCGCTTCACTCCGAAGTAA
- a CDS encoding enoyl-CoA hydratase/isomerase family protein: MTTSEIATLPGYEEFAPWLLVEKRGNVHVVSINRPEAFNAVNEQVHHAFATIWRVLTADDDVRAVVTTGIGKAFSAGGDMVMFGRLIDDAVARQFQITEARTVFLEVINFPKPLVSAVNGPAVGLGCSIALLSDFLVMGQSSYLADPHVAVGLVAGDGGAAMLPLLIGLMKAKEYVLLGDRITPAIADKLNLVTKVATDDTVLDEALVIGERLAGLPPQALRASKVAMNMHLSRAALGVLEYALAEEYTSFSTPEFKERVAAFRARSKK; this comes from the coding sequence ATGACCACATCCGAGATCGCCACGCTGCCCGGCTACGAAGAGTTTGCGCCGTGGCTGCTGGTGGAGAAGCGCGGCAACGTCCACGTCGTGAGCATCAACCGGCCCGAGGCGTTCAACGCCGTCAACGAACAGGTCCACCACGCGTTCGCCACGATCTGGCGGGTGCTGACTGCCGACGACGACGTACGGGCGGTGGTGACGACCGGTATCGGTAAGGCGTTCTCGGCCGGCGGCGACATGGTGATGTTCGGACGCCTGATTGATGACGCGGTGGCACGCCAGTTCCAGATCACCGAGGCCCGCACGGTGTTCCTGGAGGTGATCAACTTCCCCAAGCCGCTGGTGTCGGCGGTCAACGGCCCGGCTGTCGGGCTCGGCTGCTCGATCGCGTTGCTGAGTGACTTCCTCGTGATGGGGCAGAGCAGCTATCTAGCCGATCCGCACGTCGCGGTCGGGTTGGTGGCCGGGGACGGTGGCGCGGCGATGCTGCCGCTGCTGATCGGCCTGATGAAGGCCAAAGAGTATGTGCTGCTGGGGGATCGGATCACCCCGGCGATCGCAGACAAGCTGAACCTTGTCACCAAGGTGGCCACCGATGACACCGTGCTCGACGAGGCGCTCGTGATCGGGGAGCGACTCGCCGGTCTGCCGCCTCAAGCACTGCGCGCCAGCAAGGTTGCGATGAACATGCACCTGTCGCGGGCCGCACTCGGTGTGCTGGAGTACGCGCTGGCCGAGGAGTACACGTCATTCTCCACCCCAGAGTTCAAGGAGCGGGTGGCCGCGTTCCGGGCACGATCGAAGAAGTAG
- a CDS encoding mycofactocin-coupled SDR family oxidoreductase: MGSLDGRVVFITGAARGQGRSHAVMCAEQGADIVGVDICENLDIVPYALGTEDDLEETARLVEKTGRKMLTRKADVRDKAALQEAFDAGVTEFGHVDTVLANAGVVLTNADERDASEALRLGLDIMLIGVWNAFQVAIPHMKERGKGGNLIATSSMIALLDLTDGRGGSDAYLMSKVAVVGLVRAYAAMLAPDRIRVNAVAPTNCATPMITDNPALFKVIEDNPRMVNAVQTALPDLALIEPRDVSNTILFLISDAGRSFTGSMLKVDAGMDVRRG, from the coding sequence ATGGGTTCACTGGACGGCAGAGTTGTCTTCATCACCGGAGCCGCTCGCGGGCAAGGCCGTTCGCACGCGGTGATGTGTGCCGAGCAAGGTGCCGACATCGTCGGCGTCGACATCTGCGAGAACCTCGACATCGTGCCCTATGCACTTGGCACTGAAGATGATCTCGAGGAGACGGCCCGCCTGGTGGAGAAGACCGGCAGGAAGATGCTGACCCGCAAGGCGGACGTCCGCGACAAGGCTGCCCTGCAGGAGGCGTTCGACGCGGGTGTCACCGAGTTCGGCCACGTGGACACGGTGCTCGCCAATGCCGGGGTCGTGCTCACCAACGCCGATGAGCGCGACGCGTCGGAGGCGCTGAGGTTAGGGCTCGACATCATGCTCATCGGGGTGTGGAACGCCTTCCAGGTGGCGATCCCCCACATGAAGGAACGTGGCAAGGGTGGCAATCTGATCGCGACGAGTTCGATGATCGCCCTACTGGATCTCACCGACGGCCGTGGCGGCAGCGATGCCTACTTGATGTCCAAAGTCGCCGTCGTCGGCCTGGTCCGCGCGTATGCGGCCATGCTTGCCCCCGACCGTATTCGCGTCAATGCGGTGGCGCCGACGAATTGCGCGACCCCGATGATCACTGACAACCCGGCGCTGTTCAAGGTGATCGAGGACAACCCTCGTATGGTCAATGCGGTCCAGACCGCGCTGCCCGACTTGGCGCTGATCGAGCCACGCGACGTCAGCAACACGATCCTCTTTTTGATCAGCGACGCGGGCCGTTCGTTCACCGGAAGCATGCTCAAGGTAGACGCCGGCATGGACGTGCGGCGAGGCTAG
- a CDS encoding TetR family transcriptional regulator → MLTKPAALVEEGVWDRRRRLVAGEIEQVALRLFAEQGYDNVTTDDIARACNISARTFFRYFAAKRDVLLAVPRRSLVVLCDAVDQRPASEDLLSSWRAAAIGVLGGDEVDLALIEQLKALVRDSPDLIDTINGDAELTERFVRTNAARLGVDPATDLRPIVVAGAVRNALIAALDQWSSSRAADLAQSFGEAFDILARLDAIGGRRAAKTPRSRSRPG, encoded by the coding sequence GTGCTGACTAAACCCGCCGCGCTCGTCGAGGAAGGGGTCTGGGATCGTCGCCGTCGCCTTGTCGCGGGCGAGATCGAGCAGGTTGCGCTGCGGTTGTTCGCGGAACAGGGCTACGACAACGTCACAACGGACGATATCGCCCGGGCATGCAATATCTCCGCAAGAACGTTCTTCCGGTACTTCGCCGCGAAACGCGATGTGCTCCTGGCTGTCCCACGCCGTAGCCTGGTTGTCCTGTGCGATGCGGTGGACCAGCGCCCCGCAAGCGAGGACCTGCTCAGCTCCTGGCGCGCGGCCGCCATCGGTGTCCTCGGTGGCGACGAGGTTGATCTCGCCCTGATCGAACAGCTCAAGGCGCTCGTCCGTGACAGCCCCGATCTCATCGACACGATCAACGGCGACGCCGAACTCACTGAGCGATTTGTGCGGACCAACGCCGCGCGGCTCGGTGTCGACCCGGCGACCGACCTGCGTCCGATCGTCGTCGCGGGAGCCGTGCGCAACGCGCTCATCGCGGCATTGGACCAGTGGTCCTCCAGTCGCGCCGCCGACCTCGCGCAATCCTTCGGTGAGGCCTTCGACATCCTGGCTCGCCTTGACGCGATCGGCGGTCGACGCGCCGCCAAGACTCCACGTTCGCGGAGTCGGCCCGGGTAG
- a CDS encoding acyl-CoA dehydrogenase family protein, with protein sequence MVNSFDALSARVPELVKLRSAVRDFLQSDRAEFGWQPGVDSWLAGWDEEFSARLGAAGFVGLTIPKQYGGHGLGHLHRYVVTEELIAAGAPVAAHWTADRQVAPGLLTYGNEEQRERLLPKIVAGKLYSSIGMSEHGAGSDLAAVQTKAVRADGGWLLSGSKVWTSGAHHAHQVVVLARTSPPDPEHRHAGFSQFLVPCDAEGVRIEPIILMSGAHHFNEVLFDQVFVSDADVLGEVGNGWHQVTSELSFERSGPERILSTGPLLFAAIRALGRGPVPDDRTAADIGDLMARLISLRQLSLSVARTLTDGGDAANQAALVKDLGTRFEAESVGLIADLLEAVPPNSELETMLSTAWLHKPMFTLRGGTNEVLRGVIARGMGLR encoded by the coding sequence GTGGTGAATTCGTTCGACGCGTTGAGCGCCCGTGTGCCCGAGTTGGTCAAGCTGCGCTCCGCCGTGCGGGACTTCTTACAGTCCGACCGCGCCGAATTCGGATGGCAGCCCGGCGTCGACTCGTGGCTGGCCGGGTGGGACGAGGAGTTCTCAGCGCGGCTGGGCGCCGCCGGATTCGTCGGCCTGACCATCCCGAAGCAATATGGCGGCCACGGTCTCGGGCATTTGCACCGCTATGTGGTGACCGAGGAGCTGATCGCGGCGGGTGCGCCCGTGGCGGCGCACTGGACCGCCGATCGCCAGGTCGCACCGGGTCTGTTGACCTACGGCAATGAGGAGCAGCGCGAACGGTTGTTGCCCAAAATCGTTGCCGGCAAGCTCTATTCGTCGATCGGCATGAGCGAGCACGGCGCCGGGTCCGACCTTGCCGCCGTGCAAACCAAAGCCGTCCGCGCCGACGGCGGCTGGTTACTCTCCGGCAGCAAGGTGTGGACCAGCGGCGCCCACCATGCGCACCAGGTCGTCGTGCTGGCCCGCACCAGCCCGCCGGATCCCGAACATCGCCACGCCGGTTTCAGCCAGTTCCTGGTGCCGTGCGATGCCGAGGGCGTCCGCATCGAACCCATCATCTTGATGTCGGGCGCACATCACTTCAACGAGGTGCTGTTCGATCAGGTCTTCGTATCCGATGCCGATGTGCTCGGCGAGGTCGGCAACGGCTGGCACCAGGTCACCTCCGAGCTGTCGTTCGAACGCAGCGGGCCCGAGCGGATCCTGTCCACCGGCCCTCTACTGTTCGCCGCCATTCGCGCACTCGGTCGTGGGCCGGTGCCCGATGACCGCACCGCAGCCGACATCGGCGACCTGATGGCGCGGTTGATCTCGCTGCGGCAGCTCTCGTTGTCGGTGGCCCGCACGCTCACCGACGGCGGCGATGCGGCGAATCAGGCCGCGCTGGTGAAGGACCTCGGCACCCGCTTCGAAGCCGAATCCGTGGGATTGATCGCCGATCTGCTCGAGGCGGTACCACCGAATTCCGAGCTGGAGACGATGCTGAGCACCGCGTGGCTGCACAAGCCCATGTTCACCCTGCGCGGCGGTACCAACGAGGTGTTGCGCGGCGTGATCGCCCGCGGAATGGGGCTGCGATGA
- a CDS encoding Zn-ribbon domain-containing OB-fold protein produces MTRVFSIGTYLPPWTVRDRRVKGPDEDTLTMAVAAGRAADPEATAQRVALVSRDFPLLEGGNGAVLLAALSLPADTPVAEVLGGAPAVLDQICSAGEGTLVIAADDNDLAAGAGAVLTGDGGVTLTPAARQTRSLPLTARGEDGARHAYVDPRLQREVGVRSTLTRLGLTGSPALAAVAGVPLAQIASDFDTSRAVADPSVSAAAIIRLLADAIEAGTQGLLLAVEQSSISAADLAFGGATPRISRDEFSARELPKMRVADGVGIPISMPAYARAFEPKIRWEAAVFDESPGIDAAPQFPPRLRVNNAGRLATEYRLEPLPRTGTVYTHTTVRIPVPDLPSPYSLAVVQLDGSPVRVLLKVTGIPAGEARIGEPGSVVLRRIAIRAGIPDYGYAFWPGRTLEGTVA; encoded by the coding sequence ATGACTCGGGTCTTTTCGATCGGCACCTACCTACCGCCATGGACGGTGCGTGACCGGCGGGTCAAGGGACCCGACGAGGACACGCTGACCATGGCCGTCGCCGCCGGTCGCGCCGCCGATCCCGAGGCCACGGCGCAACGCGTGGCGTTGGTGTCACGTGACTTTCCGCTGCTCGAGGGCGGCAACGGCGCGGTGCTATTGGCCGCGTTGTCCCTGCCGGCCGACACCCCCGTCGCCGAGGTCCTCGGCGGTGCGCCCGCCGTGTTGGACCAAATCTGCAGCGCCGGCGAAGGCACCTTGGTGATCGCCGCCGACGACAACGATCTTGCGGCGGGGGCCGGGGCGGTGCTCACCGGAGACGGCGGCGTCACGCTGACCCCGGCGGCGCGCCAGACGCGGAGCCTGCCTCTGACGGCCCGAGGGGAGGACGGCGCGCGCCATGCCTACGTCGACCCCCGGCTGCAACGCGAGGTGGGGGTGCGCTCCACCCTGACCCGACTGGGCCTGACCGGAAGCCCGGCGCTGGCCGCCGTGGCAGGTGTGCCGCTGGCGCAAATCGCGAGCGACTTCGACACGTCGCGGGCCGTCGCCGACCCCAGTGTCTCCGCGGCGGCGATCATCCGGCTGCTCGCGGACGCGATCGAGGCGGGTACGCAGGGCTTGTTGCTCGCGGTCGAGCAGTCCAGCATCAGCGCGGCCGACCTCGCGTTCGGGGGCGCGACGCCCCGGATCTCCCGCGACGAATTTTCGGCGCGGGAACTACCCAAGATGCGCGTCGCCGACGGCGTCGGCATACCGATCTCGATGCCCGCGTATGCGCGGGCCTTCGAGCCTAAAATCCGATGGGAAGCAGCGGTTTTCGACGAGAGCCCAGGAATCGATGCCGCGCCGCAGTTCCCCCCGCGGCTGAGGGTGAACAACGCCGGGCGACTGGCCACGGAATACCGGCTCGAGCCGCTGCCGCGCACCGGCACCGTCTACACCCACACCACGGTGCGGATCCCGGTGCCCGACCTGCCCAGCCCCTACTCACTGGCCGTCGTTCAGCTCGACGGCAGCCCGGTGCGGGTGCTGCTGAAGGTCACCGGTATACCCGCCGGCGAGGCGAGGATCGGAGAGCCTGGCTCGGTGGTGCTGCGCAGGATCGCTATTCGGGCCGGCATCCCCGACTATGGTTACGCATTCTGGCCGGGCCGCACGCTGGAAGGAACCGTTGCATGA
- a CDS encoding acyl-CoA dehydrogenase family protein → MSALAGGVFAVTGPKDDDTQLRQLVDDLGRRSYDAGLGHRGIPDQIDTELWRNLEETGLARLTSTPDMGAGPHELAIALYGVARHAGAVPLAETDALAGWLGQQVGIELPSGPLTVAVADGAVDGDRITGTADAVPWARACAAALLAVTTPAGLRIGVIDVIPGQLREGHNLAGEPRDSLVFDVPADQLHDVDPALGAELARRGAWSRCVQTIGVLDAAAALSVQHTRQRVQFGRPLSAFQSVQQSLAGMAGEIERARAAAELAVAAAAEHGFASPHTDYTVTVAKVAVGRAVDPVTSVAHQLHGAIGVTSEHPLWLFTMRAQSWTGDYGTTANYARRLGRLVLATDDPWSLVTGDPAQLENNGI, encoded by the coding sequence ATGAGCGCCCTCGCTGGCGGGGTTTTCGCCGTGACAGGGCCTAAGGACGACGACACGCAGCTGCGTCAGCTGGTCGACGACCTTGGGCGGCGCTCCTACGACGCCGGTCTGGGCCATCGCGGCATCCCCGACCAGATCGACACCGAGCTCTGGCGCAACCTCGAGGAAACCGGGCTGGCCAGGCTGACCAGCACGCCGGACATGGGAGCCGGCCCGCACGAGCTGGCCATTGCGCTCTACGGCGTGGCCCGCCACGCCGGTGCGGTGCCGTTGGCAGAAACCGACGCGCTCGCCGGCTGGCTCGGCCAGCAGGTCGGAATCGAGCTACCCAGCGGCCCGCTGACCGTTGCGGTCGCCGATGGCGCAGTCGACGGCGACCGGATCACCGGCACCGCGGACGCGGTGCCGTGGGCGCGAGCGTGCGCCGCCGCCCTGCTGGCCGTCACCACACCCGCCGGCCTGCGGATCGGTGTCATCGACGTAATCCCCGGCCAACTGCGGGAAGGTCACAACCTAGCGGGCGAACCCCGCGATTCGCTCGTGTTCGACGTGCCGGCCGACCAGTTGCATGACGTGGACCCGGCGCTCGGCGCCGAGCTGGCTCGGCGCGGCGCATGGTCACGCTGTGTGCAGACCATCGGGGTGCTGGACGCGGCCGCAGCGCTGTCGGTGCAGCACACCCGCCAGCGCGTCCAGTTCGGCCGTCCGCTCAGCGCCTTCCAGTCCGTGCAGCAGTCACTGGCCGGGATGGCCGGGGAAATCGAAAGAGCCCGTGCTGCTGCGGAGTTGGCTGTCGCCGCCGCTGCTGAGCACGGCTTCGCTTCCCCCCACACCGACTACACCGTCACCGTCGCGAAGGTCGCGGTCGGCCGCGCCGTCGACCCAGTCACCAGCGTCGCCCATCAGCTGCACGGCGCGATTGGTGTCACCAGCGAGCACCCGCTGTGGCTGTTCACCATGCGCGCTCAGAGCTGGACCGGAGATTACGGCACGACCGCGAACTACGCGCGGCGACTCGGTCGGCTGGTCTTGGCCACGGACGATCCGTGGAGTTTGGTGACGGGCGATCCGGCTCAACTGGAAAACAACGGTATTTAA
- a CDS encoding thiolase C-terminal domain-containing protein, producing the protein MRNVAIVGAGMTPFAEHFELGVKDLIPMAYAEAVAKVDKGIDKAEIEAAWFGELSTTDGFPSGILADTLDLTEIPVTRVENACATGNDAIRNGTLAIASGLYDVVLVVGADKVRETSSNTTFWDWAAMTRDNAWDYPLGLVAPANFALHVMRYLHESPATKEHMAMVAVKNHFHAVKNPKAQLRYEITVEQALAAPIVVEPFGLYDCTPQSDGAAAVILAAEEVVDRYTDRPVWVRGVGLGMDRVMHQHKADMTTFPPTVRAAKAAMAMAGVTPRDIDVAEVHDCFTGVELISYEDLGFAHRFEAYKLVEGREHYVGGSIPINPSGGLKAKGHPPGATGVAQCYELFNQLRGEAENQVDGARIALAHNIGGPTAVSAVTVLSNEKN; encoded by the coding sequence ATGAGAAACGTTGCCATCGTCGGCGCGGGGATGACGCCCTTCGCCGAACACTTCGAGCTCGGCGTCAAGGACCTGATTCCGATGGCGTATGCCGAAGCGGTCGCCAAGGTCGACAAGGGCATCGATAAGGCTGAGATCGAAGCCGCGTGGTTCGGCGAGCTGTCGACCACCGACGGGTTCCCGTCGGGCATTCTGGCCGACACCCTCGATCTGACCGAGATCCCGGTAACCCGCGTCGAAAACGCCTGTGCGACGGGCAATGACGCGATCCGGAACGGAACGCTGGCGATCGCCTCCGGCCTCTACGACGTGGTGCTTGTGGTCGGGGCCGACAAGGTCCGCGAGACCTCCTCGAACACCACGTTCTGGGACTGGGCGGCGATGACGCGCGACAACGCGTGGGACTACCCGCTGGGGCTGGTTGCGCCCGCCAATTTCGCGCTGCACGTGATGCGATATCTGCACGAGTCGCCGGCGACCAAGGAGCACATGGCGATGGTGGCGGTGAAGAACCACTTCCACGCAGTGAAGAATCCCAAAGCTCAACTGCGCTACGAGATCACCGTGGAGCAGGCGCTGGCCGCACCGATCGTGGTCGAACCCTTCGGACTCTACGACTGCACCCCGCAAAGCGACGGCGCGGCCGCGGTGATCTTGGCCGCCGAGGAAGTCGTCGACCGCTACACCGATCGTCCGGTCTGGGTTCGCGGCGTCGGGCTGGGCATGGACCGGGTGATGCACCAGCACAAGGCGGACATGACGACGTTCCCGCCGACGGTGCGCGCCGCCAAGGCGGCGATGGCGATGGCCGGGGTGACGCCGCGCGACATCGACGTCGCCGAGGTGCATGACTGCTTCACCGGCGTCGAGCTGATCAGCTACGAAGATCTGGGGTTCGCACACCGTTTCGAGGCCTACAAATTGGTGGAAGGCCGCGAACACTATGTGGGCGGGTCGATTCCGATCAACCCAAGCGGCGGGTTGAAGGCGAAAGGGCACCCGCCGGGAGCTACCGGCGTGGCGCAGTGCTACGAACTGTTCAACCAGCTTCGCGGTGAAGCCGAGAATCAAGTCGACGGTGCGCGAATTGCGTTGGCCCACAACATCGGCGGGCCGACCGCGGTCTCCGCCGTCACTGTCCTTTCCAACGAGAAGAACTGA